In Halomarina salina, one DNA window encodes the following:
- the hutU gene encoding urocanate hydratase, with protein MSDQHARDESGEPGQAGDAGDDHAVGEPSDQWRRYQGAPTGTDIECEGWRQEAALRMLNNNLDPEVAEKPEELVVYGGTGRAARSWDAYDAILAELRDLGDEETLLVQSGKPVGRFETHERAPRVLIANSNLVGKWDDWQHFHELEAKGLIMYGQMTAGSWAYIGTQGILQGTYETLAEAGRQQFSDHEGLAGTVTVTGGLGGMGGAQPLAVTMNGGVCIAAEVDEHRIDRRIETGYCMAKTDDLDEAIERAEEAAEAGEAYSIAVHANAADALEGLLERDYVPDLLTDQTSAHDELEGYYPSGYTVAEADVLRANDPERYREESLDTMARHVQAMLDLQERGAVTFEYGNNIRGQVEEYRSESVEDPFAFPGFVPAYIRPLFCQGKGPFRWAALSGDPEDIHRTDEAVLDLFPEKEHLRRWIDLAREQVQFQGLPSRVCWLGYSTDGESDAPEEHREGGGGTAGADDLTERARFALRINDLVAEGEISAPIVVTRDHLDAGSVASPHRETEAMRDGSDAVADWPILNALLNCAAGADIVSVHDGGGVGIGNALHANNHVVLDGSDLAAEKARRVFTTDPGMGVIRHADAGYEEAMDEAERSNVAVPMRDRGDE; from the coding sequence ATGAGCGACCAGCACGCGAGAGACGAATCCGGTGAACCCGGTCAGGCCGGAGACGCCGGAGACGACCACGCCGTCGGCGAACCGAGCGACCAGTGGCGCAGGTACCAGGGCGCGCCGACGGGCACCGACATCGAGTGCGAGGGCTGGCGACAGGAGGCCGCCCTCCGGATGCTGAACAACAACCTCGACCCCGAGGTGGCCGAGAAGCCGGAGGAACTGGTCGTCTACGGCGGGACCGGCCGAGCGGCCCGCAGCTGGGACGCCTACGACGCCATCCTCGCGGAACTGCGCGACCTGGGCGACGAGGAGACGCTGCTCGTCCAGTCGGGGAAACCGGTCGGCCGGTTCGAGACCCACGAGCGCGCGCCGCGGGTGCTCATCGCCAACTCCAATCTAGTGGGGAAGTGGGACGACTGGCAGCACTTCCACGAACTGGAGGCGAAGGGCCTCATCATGTACGGCCAGATGACCGCCGGGTCGTGGGCGTACATCGGCACGCAGGGCATCCTGCAGGGCACTTACGAGACGCTCGCGGAGGCGGGCCGCCAGCAGTTCTCCGACCACGAGGGCCTCGCGGGCACCGTCACCGTCACCGGCGGCCTCGGCGGTATGGGCGGCGCGCAGCCGCTCGCGGTGACGATGAACGGCGGCGTCTGCATCGCCGCTGAGGTGGACGAGCACCGCATCGACCGCCGCATCGAGACGGGCTACTGCATGGCCAAGACCGACGACCTCGACGAGGCTATCGAACGCGCAGAGGAGGCGGCCGAGGCGGGCGAGGCGTACTCCATCGCGGTCCACGCGAACGCCGCGGACGCGCTGGAGGGGCTGCTCGAACGCGACTACGTCCCCGACCTGTTGACCGACCAGACGAGCGCCCACGACGAACTGGAGGGGTACTACCCGTCGGGGTACACCGTCGCGGAAGCGGACGTGCTCCGCGCGAACGACCCCGAGCGCTACCGCGAGGAGAGTCTGGACACGATGGCCCGCCACGTGCAGGCGATGCTCGACCTGCAGGAACGCGGTGCGGTCACGTTCGAGTACGGCAACAACATCCGCGGGCAGGTCGAGGAGTACCGGAGCGAGAGCGTCGAGGACCCGTTCGCCTTCCCCGGGTTCGTCCCGGCGTACATCCGCCCGCTGTTCTGCCAGGGGAAGGGACCGTTCCGCTGGGCCGCCCTGTCGGGCGACCCCGAGGACATCCACCGCACCGACGAGGCCGTCCTCGACCTGTTCCCCGAGAAGGAGCACCTCCGGCGCTGGATAGATCTGGCCCGCGAGCAGGTGCAGTTCCAGGGCCTCCCGAGTCGGGTGTGCTGGCTGGGGTACTCGACCGACGGGGAGAGCGATGCTCCGGAGGAGCATCGAGAGGGAGGCGGTGGAACCGCCGGAGCCGACGACCTCACCGAGCGCGCCCGTTTCGCACTCCGAATCAACGACCTCGTCGCCGAGGGCGAGATATCGGCACCCATCGTCGTCACGCGCGACCACCTCGACGCGGGGAGCGTCGCCTCGCCACACCGCGAGACCGAGGCGATGCGCGACGGGAGCGACGCCGTCGCGGACTGGCCCATCCTCAACGCCCTGCTCAACTGCGCGGCGGGCGCGGACATCGTGAGCGTCCACGACGGCGGGGGCGTCGGCATCGGCAACGCCCTGCACGCGAACAACCACGTCGTCCTCGACGGGTCGGACCTCGCGGCCGAGAAGGCCCGGCGGGTGTTCACCACCGACCCCGGCATGGGCGTGATTCGCCACGCCGACGCGGGCTACGAAGAAGCGATGGACGAGGCCGAGCGCTCGAACGTCGCCGTCCCGATGCGCGACCGGGGGGACGAATGA
- a CDS encoding helix-turn-helix domain-containing protein, with translation MYEATFRIADAGGLAALTADTDARVELWCNDHCDLLSVTGADDAMLDRLERRFGVRESLRRDGDLVVVTEHCLREEGTTVDRYLDRHGCLLVPPLRYVDGATVCRLLALDSADLSACYRDLLDDEVRVSVEQKRSAGTVTPGSPLGADELLPSLTARQRHAFVTAYEQGYYEIPRETTTEAVAEVLGVERRTVEEHLRRAENKLAAVLAAHL, from the coding sequence ATGTACGAGGCCACGTTCCGCATCGCCGACGCCGGGGGACTGGCGGCGCTCACCGCGGACACCGACGCCCGCGTGGAACTGTGGTGCAACGACCACTGCGACCTGCTGTCGGTGACCGGCGCGGACGACGCGATGCTCGACCGACTGGAACGTCGGTTCGGCGTCAGGGAGTCGCTCCGGCGGGACGGTGACCTCGTCGTCGTCACCGAGCACTGCCTGCGCGAGGAGGGGACGACGGTCGACCGGTACCTCGACCGGCACGGCTGTCTGCTGGTGCCGCCGCTGCGCTACGTCGACGGTGCGACGGTCTGCCGACTGCTAGCGCTCGACTCCGCGGACCTCTCGGCGTGCTACCGCGACCTACTCGACGACGAGGTGAGGGTGAGCGTCGAGCAGAAACGTTCGGCGGGGACGGTGACGCCGGGGTCGCCGCTCGGTGCCGACGAACTGCTCCCGTCGCTCACCGCCCGCCAGCGCCACGCGTTCGTCACCGCTTACGAGCAGGGCTACTACGAGATTCCACGCGAGACGACCACCGAGGCCGTCGCGGAGGTGCTGGGCGTCGAACGCCGGACCGTCGAGGAGCACCTGCGTCGTGCGGAGAACAAACTGGCCGCGGTGCTGGCGGCGCACCTGTGA
- a CDS encoding CopG family transcriptional regulator: protein MGNKNKTISFRVNEDVFETLRDIAEERDISLSAVFRDYVDTLVAHDGQVRVVPEHEYDEPAKQESFPPKVEVPKSFIREHERLELEAEHLRDQLDEYKRYVTQLSQRVDEADDEEVIQLEDLDPADDDDHTFRLG from the coding sequence ATGGGCAACAAGAACAAGACCATCTCGTTCCGCGTCAACGAAGACGTGTTCGAGACCCTGCGGGACATCGCCGAGGAGCGCGACATCTCGCTGTCGGCCGTGTTCCGCGACTACGTAGACACCCTCGTTGCCCACGACGGTCAGGTCCGCGTCGTCCCCGAACACGAGTACGACGAACCCGCCAAGCAGGAGAGCTTCCCCCCGAAGGTCGAGGTGCCGAAGAGCTTCATCCGGGAACACGAGCGCCTCGAACTCGAGGCCGAGCACCTCCGCGACCAGCTCGACGAGTACAAGCGCTACGTGACCCAGCTCAGCCAGCGCGTCGACGAGGCCGACGACGAGGAGGTCATCCAGCTGGAGGACCTCGACCCCGCGGACGACGACGACCACACGTTCCGTCTGGGCTGA
- a CDS encoding DsbA family protein produces the protein MTRRRVGRRRVLAALGSGTLALAGCLGAGNGRSDGSGMTDRAGTDGTDGEGNATGTAAQGTPDHTVWEGIDGQPAQGPEVGAATATVVAFEDPSCPRCAAFHRETVPRLLSDLVEPGTATYVVRPYPIVYEWGKPATRALWATYEQDAESFWGLLDHYFRTQGRFDSDNVVDLTRSWLEAETSVDVEAVVEAASADGFPEPVQTNLDVGDRANVSGTPTVFLFRDGAYRTRATGSVSYDLVASALNV, from the coding sequence ATGACAAGGCGACGGGTCGGTCGGCGGCGGGTGCTCGCGGCGCTCGGGAGCGGCACGCTCGCCCTCGCGGGCTGTCTCGGCGCAGGTAACGGCAGGAGCGACGGGTCCGGGATGACCGACCGCGCCGGAACGGACGGGACCGACGGCGAGGGGAACGCGACCGGGACGGCCGCTCAGGGGACGCCCGACCACACCGTCTGGGAGGGTATCGACGGTCAACCGGCGCAGGGACCGGAGGTCGGCGCGGCCACAGCCACCGTCGTCGCCTTCGAGGACCCGTCGTGTCCGCGCTGTGCGGCGTTCCACCGCGAGACGGTGCCGCGACTCCTGTCGGACCTCGTCGAACCGGGCACGGCGACGTACGTCGTCCGGCCGTACCCCATCGTCTACGAGTGGGGGAAACCGGCGACGCGGGCGCTGTGGGCGACGTACGAGCAGGACGCCGAGTCGTTCTGGGGACTGCTCGACCACTACTTCCGGACCCAGGGTCGGTTCGACTCGGACAACGTCGTCGACCTGACGCGCTCGTGGCTGGAGGCGGAGACGAGCGTCGACGTCGAGGCCGTCGTCGAGGCGGCCAGTGCCGACGGTTTCCCCGAGCCCGTGCAGACGAACCTCGACGTGGGCGACCGGGCGAACGTCTCCGGCACGCCGACGGTGTTCCTGTTCCGCGACGGCGCGTACCGCACCCGCGCGACGGGCAGCGTGAGTTACGACCTCGTCGCGAGCGCCCTGAACGTATGA
- a CDS encoding glycosyltransferase, with product METAPTAARTFASYEHLLDDETRRTIRDRAAAVADLSVLHVNTTASGGGVAEMLGPLVALSNDLGVATDWTLMEAPDAFYDVTKVVHNGLQGDDEPLTETMQATYREAVAVNAAAVDDEYDVVVLHDPQTLGMVGHLAERFPEARFVWRCHIDLTDPSPDYLEFFADDLSAVDRVVVSRPSYADPLPVEEATVIHPAIDPLTPKNCPLDELSAEDAAGGDVGNYPVDPDRPLLLQVSRFDPWKDPLGVVDAYRRVRESVPDVQLAFVGGMPDDDPEGMEIHRKVEAETADDPSVHLLTDLPDAGVNVMQRTADVVLQKSLREGFALTVSEALWKGRPVVGTNVGGIPLQIADGENGYLVEPRDIAATADRCRRLLEDDALAARLGEEGRETVRRRFLIPRLLADYCALFDEVR from the coding sequence ATGGAGACCGCCCCCACGGCCGCTCGGACGTTCGCCTCGTACGAACACCTGCTCGACGACGAGACCCGCCGGACGATTCGCGACCGCGCCGCCGCGGTCGCGGACCTGTCCGTCCTGCACGTGAACACGACGGCCAGCGGCGGCGGCGTCGCCGAGATGCTGGGGCCGCTCGTCGCTCTGTCGAACGACCTCGGGGTCGCCACCGACTGGACGCTGATGGAGGCCCCCGACGCGTTCTACGACGTGACGAAGGTCGTCCACAACGGTCTCCAGGGCGACGACGAACCGCTGACGGAGACGATGCAGGCGACCTACCGCGAGGCCGTCGCGGTGAACGCCGCGGCGGTCGACGACGAGTACGACGTGGTGGTGCTCCACGACCCGCAGACGCTCGGGATGGTCGGCCACCTCGCCGAGCGGTTCCCCGAGGCGCGGTTCGTCTGGCGCTGTCACATCGACCTCACCGACCCCTCGCCGGACTACCTGGAGTTCTTCGCCGACGACCTGAGCGCGGTCGACCGCGTGGTCGTGAGTCGGCCGTCGTACGCGGACCCGCTGCCCGTCGAGGAGGCGACGGTCATCCACCCCGCCATCGACCCGCTGACGCCGAAGAACTGCCCGCTGGACGAACTGTCGGCCGAGGACGCAGCGGGCGGCGACGTCGGGAACTACCCCGTCGACCCCGACCGGCCGCTCCTCCTGCAGGTGTCGCGGTTCGACCCGTGGAAGGACCCGCTGGGCGTCGTCGATGCGTACCGGCGGGTCCGCGAGTCGGTCCCGGACGTGCAACTGGCGTTCGTCGGGGGGATGCCCGACGACGACCCGGAGGGGATGGAGATACACCGAAAGGTCGAGGCCGAGACGGCCGACGACCCGTCGGTCCACCTCCTGACGGACCTGCCCGACGCGGGCGTCAACGTGATGCAGCGGACGGCCGACGTCGTCCTCCAGAAGTCGCTCCGGGAAGGGTTCGCGCTGACCGTCTCGGAGGCGCTCTGGAAGGGGCGCCCGGTCGTCGGGACGAACGTCGGCGGCATCCCGCTCCAGATAGCCGACGGCGAGAACGGCTACCTGGTCGAACCGCGCGACATCGCGGCGACCGCCGACCGCTGTCGTCGCCTGCTGGAAGACGACGCGCTGGCGGCGCGACTGGGCGAGGAGGGGAGGGAGACCGTCCGTCGACGGTTCCTGATTCCGCGGTTGCTGGCGGACTACTGCGCGCTGTTCGACGAGGTCCGGTGA
- a CDS encoding DUF5814 domain-containing protein produces MAITDKIYLKNHRQIASQLETNIPKSAFSGATLDLLFQGENLANLDDATQDRVLDFASDFLDCDCESNPHCGHPERKFMRYLLELREQGLGPDAIVDVMGDDYMLYAYSGDVLSFLDQSVRTLEAVEELAEVEGNRDAADDAHERKRRLS; encoded by the coding sequence GTGGCCATCACGGACAAGATCTACCTGAAGAACCACCGCCAGATCGCCTCCCAGCTGGAGACGAACATCCCGAAGAGCGCGTTCTCCGGGGCGACGCTCGACCTGCTGTTCCAGGGCGAGAACCTCGCGAACCTCGACGACGCGACACAGGACCGGGTGCTCGACTTCGCGAGTGACTTCCTCGACTGCGACTGCGAGTCGAACCCCCACTGTGGCCACCCCGAGCGCAAGTTCATGCGCTACCTGCTGGAACTGCGCGAACAGGGCCTCGGTCCCGACGCCATCGTCGACGTGATGGGCGACGACTACATGCTGTACGCCTACTCGGGCGACGTGCTCTCCTTCCTCGACCAGTCCGTCCGCACCCTCGAAGCCGTCGAGGAACTCGCGGAGGTCGAGGGGAACCGCGACGCGGCCGACGACGCACACGAGCGCAAACGACGGCTCTCCTGA
- a CDS encoding anaerobic glycerol-3-phosphate dehydrogenase subunit C, with translation MSGGASDLRPGADSCYKCSSCDTSCPVAEVDDEFPGPKFQGPEQWRLKRQGDEDIDPSVMECSNCMRCDDACPSGVPLSQMHNTARAEYVEEHVSKRSLKYWRNRVLANYGTLARLGSKVPRLTNLVMGSRVTQWANERFLGITSEREFPEFATETFRDWWDERGGDAASRERAAAARERRGDDATGEEKRVAYFHGDYSNYNTPGVAKAMVRVFESYGYEVAVPDQRCSGTPMFANGMLDDARRAARFNVETFDALVDEGYDVVCSCTSCSMALRQEYPELFDFDGIERVAAHTYEALEYLRIHESVREDVAVSDVEFPDLAYHAPCHARNQGLERQAVELFADLDGVAVDDVGDSCSGISGTYGWKSEKYDTSMAIGEEMFEHMEGVEGETGMTECPTCAMQMEHGTGYDIRHPLELLEATLVDE, from the coding sequence CTGAGCGGCGGGGCGTCGGACCTCCGGCCCGGCGCGGACTCCTGCTACAAGTGCTCGTCCTGTGACACCTCCTGTCCGGTGGCGGAGGTGGACGACGAGTTCCCCGGCCCGAAGTTCCAGGGGCCGGAGCAGTGGCGACTGAAGCGCCAGGGCGACGAGGACATCGACCCCTCGGTGATGGAGTGCTCGAACTGCATGCGCTGCGACGACGCCTGCCCCTCGGGCGTGCCACTGAGCCAGATGCACAACACGGCGCGGGCCGAGTACGTCGAGGAGCACGTCAGCAAGCGCTCGCTGAAGTACTGGCGGAACCGCGTCCTCGCCAACTACGGCACGCTCGCCCGCCTCGGGTCGAAGGTCCCGCGGCTGACGAACCTCGTGATGGGGTCGCGGGTGACCCAGTGGGCCAACGAGCGGTTCCTCGGCATCACGAGCGAACGCGAGTTCCCCGAGTTCGCCACCGAGACGTTCCGCGACTGGTGGGACGAGCGCGGCGGCGACGCCGCCTCCAGAGAGCGCGCGGCGGCGGCCCGCGAACGCCGCGGCGACGACGCGACGGGCGAGGAGAAGCGCGTCGCGTACTTCCACGGCGACTACTCGAACTACAACACGCCGGGCGTGGCGAAGGCGATGGTCCGGGTGTTCGAGTCCTACGGCTACGAGGTGGCGGTGCCCGACCAGCGCTGTTCGGGCACGCCGATGTTCGCCAACGGGATGCTCGACGACGCCCGCCGCGCCGCCCGGTTCAACGTCGAAACGTTCGACGCGCTCGTCGACGAGGGGTACGACGTGGTCTGTTCGTGTACCTCCTGTTCGATGGCGCTCCGACAGGAGTACCCCGAACTGTTCGACTTCGACGGTATCGAGCGGGTGGCGGCGCACACCTACGAGGCGCTGGAGTACCTCCGCATCCACGAGTCCGTCCGCGAGGACGTGGCCGTCTCCGACGTCGAGTTCCCGGACCTTGCTTACCACGCGCCCTGCCACGCCCGCAACCAGGGGCTCGAACGGCAGGCCGTCGAACTGTTCGCCGACCTCGACGGGGTGGCCGTCGACGACGTCGGCGACTCCTGTTCGGGCATCTCGGGAACGTACGGCTGGAAATCGGAGAAGTACGACACGTCGATGGCCATCGGCGAGGAGATGTTCGAGCACATGGAAGGCGTCGAGGGCGAGACGGGCATGACCGAGTGTCCGACCTGCGCGATGCAGATGGAACACGGCACCGGCTACGACATTCGCCACCCGCTGGAACTGCTCGAAGCGACCCTCGTGGACGAGTAG
- the glpB gene encoding glycerol-3-phosphate dehydrogenase subunit GlpB: MAIDSDVLVVGGGLAGTVAALAAAEQGAHVRLVSHKESTLRQATGLVDALGVVDGELVADPFDAATGLPDGHPYRTVGVGALRAGLALFDDSVEGYRGGHTDANALVPTHDGSVKPTARYPESVAPGLASDDRSTLLVGFEALPDFDAPRAAAHLDRVGVPFDVRGVTLPFPGGLRADAAVTRFADLLDEASPVDGGRVDARTSLVERVKPHLSGAERVGFPALLGHEESETVRRELSDRLGADVFEVPSGPPSLPGMRLADQLYAALDDAGVSIETGNPVVDATSEDGRITGVTVEHTHSAVPYAAEQYVLATGGLVGKGIAADRDAVFEQVFGCHVPHPDDRYAWAAAEAYGDHAFPRFGVRVDSEGRPLDATERVEYANLRAAGGVVGGADVAAEKSGSGVSLATGYRAGHLAGEEVST, from the coding sequence GTGGCGATTGACTCGGACGTGCTCGTCGTCGGCGGCGGTCTCGCCGGGACGGTGGCGGCGCTCGCGGCGGCCGAGCAGGGCGCACACGTCCGCCTCGTCTCGCACAAGGAGAGCACGCTCCGGCAAGCGACGGGGCTGGTCGACGCCCTCGGGGTCGTCGACGGCGAGCTGGTCGCCGACCCGTTCGACGCGGCGACCGGCCTCCCCGACGGCCACCCGTACCGGACGGTGGGCGTGGGTGCCCTCCGGGCGGGCCTCGCGCTGTTCGACGACAGCGTCGAGGGGTACCGGGGCGGCCACACGGACGCGAACGCGCTCGTCCCGACCCACGACGGGTCGGTGAAGCCGACCGCCCGGTACCCCGAATCGGTGGCTCCCGGCCTCGCCAGCGACGACCGGTCGACGCTGCTCGTGGGGTTCGAGGCGCTCCCCGACTTCGACGCGCCGCGGGCCGCCGCCCACCTCGACCGGGTCGGCGTCCCGTTCGACGTACGGGGCGTCACGCTGCCGTTCCCCGGCGGCCTCCGGGCCGACGCCGCGGTGACGCGGTTCGCCGACCTGCTCGACGAGGCGTCGCCGGTCGACGGCGGCCGCGTCGACGCCCGCACGTCGCTGGTCGAGCGGGTGAAACCCCACCTCTCCGGCGCTGAACGGGTGGGGTTCCCGGCACTGCTCGGCCACGAGGAGAGCGAGACGGTGCGCCGGGAGCTGTCGGACCGGCTGGGCGCTGACGTCTTCGAGGTCCCCTCGGGGCCGCCGTCGCTCCCCGGCATGCGCCTCGCCGACCAGCTGTACGCCGCGCTCGACGACGCCGGGGTCAGCATCGAGACGGGCAATCCGGTGGTGGACGCGACGAGCGAGGACGGCCGAATCACCGGGGTGACGGTCGAACACACCCACAGCGCCGTCCCGTACGCCGCCGAGCAGTACGTCCTCGCGACGGGCGGACTCGTCGGGAAGGGCATCGCCGCCGACCGGGACGCGGTGTTCGAGCAGGTGTTCGGCTGTCACGTCCCCCACCCGGACGACCGGTACGCCTGGGCGGCCGCCGAGGCGTACGGCGACCACGCGTTCCCCCGGTTCGGGGTGCGCGTCGACAGCGAGGGGCGACCGCTCGACGCGACGGAGCGAGTCGAGTACGCGAACCTGCGGGCGGCCGGCGGGGTCGTCGGCGGGGCGGACGTCGCCGCCGAGAAGTCCGGCAGCGGCGTGTCGCTGGCGACGGGGTACAGAGCCGGCCACCTGGCCGGCGAGGAGGTGTCGACGTGA
- the glpA gene encoding anaerobic glycerol-3-phosphate dehydrogenase subunit GlpA has product MESTTAVAVIGGGSTGTGIARDLAMRGLDVTLVEKGNLTHGTTGRMHGLLHSGGRYAISDQKSARECIEENYVLRDIASHCVEETGGLFVKRPEDEAAYFEEKLTGCRDCDIPVEVLSGSEARDLEPHLAPDVEKAISVPDAAIDPFRLCVANALDAERHGARVETHAEVTDVLVEAGEVVGIEVQHDSGPGKRTHGTRGGTERIRADHVVNATGAWAGRIGDLAGVDVEVRPSKGVMTVMNTRQVDTVVNRCRPKGDADIIVPHETACILGTTDEEVTDPEDYPEEQWEVDLLVEQLAELVPLLREARTLRSFWGVRPLYEPPDVGSTDPTDITRDFFLLDHADRDGLPGMTSIVGGKLTTYRMMAESISDHVCERFGVRATCRTADEPLPGSEDHAVLDDAMDRFGLRSPVVRRSSQRLGSRTESVLSNCDPNPVLCPCEAVSRAEIRDAIDQSGTDLNAVRLRTRASMGNCQGGFCAHRIANELHPTYDEPTVDEALAELVQERWKGERHALWGEQLSQAALKYTLQATTMNRDADPAATGNDVDWGTFDAGERTVADGGAAGSDAEHTGGESRGD; this is encoded by the coding sequence GTGGAATCGACGACAGCAGTAGCCGTCATCGGCGGCGGGTCGACCGGGACGGGTATCGCCCGCGACCTGGCGATGCGCGGCCTCGACGTGACGCTCGTCGAGAAGGGCAACCTCACGCACGGCACCACCGGACGGATGCACGGTCTGCTCCACTCCGGTGGCCGGTACGCCATCTCCGACCAGAAGTCCGCGCGGGAGTGCATCGAGGAGAACTACGTCCTGCGCGACATCGCGAGTCACTGCGTCGAAGAGACGGGTGGCCTGTTCGTCAAGCGACCCGAGGACGAGGCGGCGTACTTCGAGGAGAAACTCACCGGCTGTCGCGACTGCGACATCCCCGTCGAGGTGCTCTCGGGCAGCGAAGCGCGCGACCTCGAACCGCACCTCGCGCCGGACGTCGAGAAGGCCATCAGCGTCCCCGACGCCGCCATCGACCCGTTCCGCCTCTGCGTGGCCAACGCCCTCGACGCCGAACGCCACGGCGCGCGCGTCGAGACGCACGCCGAGGTGACGGACGTCCTCGTCGAGGCCGGCGAGGTGGTCGGCATCGAGGTCCAGCACGACTCCGGGCCGGGGAAACGCACGCACGGAACCCGTGGCGGGACCGAGCGCATCCGGGCCGACCACGTCGTCAACGCGACGGGCGCGTGGGCCGGGCGCATCGGTGACCTCGCGGGGGTCGACGTCGAGGTCCGGCCGTCGAAGGGCGTGATGACCGTGATGAACACCCGGCAGGTCGACACGGTCGTCAACCGCTGTCGGCCGAAGGGCGACGCGGACATCATCGTCCCCCACGAGACGGCCTGCATCCTCGGCACGACCGACGAGGAGGTGACCGACCCGGAGGACTACCCCGAGGAACAGTGGGAGGTCGACCTGCTCGTCGAGCAGTTGGCCGAACTGGTACCGCTGCTCCGGGAGGCGCGGACGCTGCGCTCGTTCTGGGGCGTCCGCCCGCTGTACGAACCGCCGGACGTCGGCAGCACGGACCCGACCGACATCACGCGGGACTTCTTCCTGCTCGACCACGCGGACCGCGACGGCCTGCCGGGGATGACGAGCATCGTCGGCGGGAAGCTGACGACCTACCGGATGATGGCAGAGTCCATCAGCGACCACGTCTGCGAGCGGTTCGGGGTCCGCGCGACCTGCCGGACCGCCGACGAACCGCTCCCCGGCAGCGAGGACCACGCCGTCCTCGACGACGCGATGGACCGCTTTGGCCTCCGCTCGCCGGTCGTCCGCCGGTCGTCACAGCGCCTCGGCTCCCGCACCGAGTCGGTGCTCTCGAACTGCGACCCGAACCCCGTCCTCTGCCCCTGCGAGGCCGTCTCCCGGGCCGAGATACGCGACGCCATCGACCAGTCGGGGACGGACCTGAACGCCGTCCGCCTCCGGACGCGGGCGTCGATGGGCAACTGTCAGGGCGGGTTCTGCGCCCACCGTATCGCGAACGAACTCCACCCGACGTACGACGAACCGACGGTCGACGAGGCGCTCGCCGAACTCGTCCAGGAGCGCTGGAAGGGCGAGCGCCACGCGCTGTGGGGTGAACAGCTCTCGCAGGCGGCGCTGAAGTACACGCTCCAGGCGACGACGATGAACCGCGACGCCGACCCGGCCGCGACCGGGAACGACGTGGACTGGGGCACGTTCGACGCGGGCGAGCGAACGGTCGCCGACGGCGGCGCGGCCGGGAGCGACGCAGAACACACCGGAGGCGAGTCCCGTGGCGATTGA